The following are from one region of the Amycolatopsis sp. QT-25 genome:
- a CDS encoding cysteine synthase family protein: MNGMSALVHAHVTDAIKTPALIRLTPNVVLIRFETLKVYAALGAVRSLLADGTVRKGQTLIDSSSGIYALALAMACHRYGLRCHIVASTTVDLTMRSQLEILGATVDQMPPSDDLRLDQRRRVARVHELLERHPSMHWMRQYHDPVHYLGYGEVADLVARALPSGPLTVVGSVGTGASTGGIARSLRERDPDVRLTGVQPFGSVTFGSERFTDPDAIIAGIGSAIPFGNVDHALYDRIHWLDFVHAMAGTIGLMRDHAVFAGLSTGAAYLVAGWEAARDPDRNHVVIGADTGHRYTARVFARHREAVDPAGLAPREIASLDELALPWAAMDWSRRRFGVPAQSLYRKERAS, translated from the coding sequence GTGAACGGGATGTCCGCGCTGGTCCACGCACACGTCACCGACGCGATCAAGACCCCGGCGTTGATCCGGCTCACGCCGAACGTCGTGCTGATCCGCTTCGAAACCCTGAAGGTCTACGCGGCGCTCGGCGCGGTCCGGTCACTGCTCGCCGACGGAACAGTCCGAAAAGGACAGACGCTGATCGACAGCTCCAGCGGGATCTACGCGCTCGCGCTGGCGATGGCCTGTCACCGCTACGGTCTGCGCTGCCATATCGTCGCCTCCACCACCGTCGACCTCACCATGCGGTCGCAGCTGGAGATCCTGGGCGCGACGGTGGATCAGATGCCGCCGTCGGACGACCTCCGCCTCGACCAGCGGCGCCGCGTCGCGCGCGTGCACGAACTGCTGGAACGCCATCCGAGTATGCACTGGATGCGTCAGTACCACGATCCCGTGCACTACCTGGGTTACGGCGAGGTCGCCGACCTCGTCGCCCGCGCGCTGCCGTCCGGCCCGCTCACCGTCGTCGGCAGTGTCGGCACCGGCGCGTCGACCGGCGGGATCGCGCGGTCGCTGCGCGAACGCGATCCGGACGTCCGCCTCACCGGCGTCCAGCCGTTCGGCAGTGTCACCTTCGGCAGCGAGCGGTTCACCGATCCGGACGCGATCATCGCCGGGATCGGGTCCGCCATCCCGTTCGGCAACGTCGATCACGCGTTGTACGACCGGATCCACTGGCTGGACTTCGTGCACGCCATGGCCGGGACCATCGGCTTGATGCGCGACCACGCCGTCTTCGCCGGGCTTTCCACCGGTGCCGCGTACCTCGTCGCGGGCTGGGAGGCGGCGCGGGATCCGGACCGGAACCACGTCGTGATCGGCGCCGACACCGGACATCGCTACACGGCAAGGGTCTTCGCCCGGCACCGGGAGGCTGTCGACCCGGCGGGGCTCGCCCCGCGCGAGATCGCTTCACTGGACGAACTCGCCCTGCCGTGGGCGGCGATGGACTGGAGCCGCCGCCGATTCGGGGTTCCCGCACAGTCGCTGTACCGGAAGGAGCGGGCGTCGTGA
- a CDS encoding iron ABC transporter permease: MVNVPAEPLRLFAEPDDAGSGERAARPLRLTGPVLLLSAALLLSLIAGIALGPTTVALPDVLRYLGKAIIGGTITGDDVTGYSIVWQVRTPRVLLAAVVGAGLAVVGVAVQALVRNALADPFVLGISSGASVGAAAVVVFGLFAGLGVLALSTAAFLGALGATALVYLAARGGFGLTPLRLVLTGVALTYAFQAVMSVLVYLSPSGQAAQTVLFWLLGSLGAATWAALPLAALGVAVAIVVLLRYGTALDVLSMGDETAMSLGTDAAALRRRLFLLTAVVTGLLVAVSGSIGFVGLVLPHVVRMIAGSGHRRVLALAPLVGAVFLVWVDLLARTLVAPEELPLGVITALIGVPVFLVVMRRRGYAFGGR, encoded by the coding sequence GTGGTGAACGTGCCGGCTGAACCGCTTCGCCTGTTCGCCGAACCGGACGACGCTGGGTCCGGCGAACGAGCCGCTCGCCCGCTGCGGCTCACCGGCCCGGTGCTGCTGCTGTCGGCGGCGCTCCTGCTCTCGCTGATCGCGGGCATCGCACTCGGCCCGACCACCGTCGCGCTCCCGGATGTCCTGCGTTATCTGGGAAAGGCGATCATCGGTGGCACCATCACCGGCGACGACGTCACCGGGTACTCGATCGTCTGGCAGGTCCGCACCCCACGGGTACTGCTGGCGGCCGTGGTCGGCGCGGGGCTCGCGGTGGTCGGGGTCGCCGTGCAGGCCCTGGTCCGCAACGCCCTCGCCGATCCGTTCGTGCTCGGGATCTCGTCGGGCGCCTCCGTCGGCGCCGCCGCCGTCGTGGTGTTCGGCCTGTTCGCCGGGCTCGGCGTGCTGGCGCTGTCGACGGCCGCCTTCCTCGGCGCGCTGGGTGCGACGGCGCTCGTGTATCTGGCTGCCCGCGGTGGATTCGGCCTGACGCCGTTGCGTCTCGTGCTCACCGGGGTCGCGCTCACCTACGCCTTCCAAGCCGTGATGAGCGTGCTCGTCTACCTCTCGCCGAGCGGCCAGGCCGCGCAGACCGTGCTGTTCTGGCTGCTGGGCAGCCTCGGCGCGGCGACCTGGGCGGCCCTGCCGCTGGCCGCGCTCGGGGTGGCCGTGGCGATCGTGGTCCTGCTGCGGTACGGCACCGCGCTCGACGTCCTGTCCATGGGCGACGAGACCGCGATGAGCCTCGGCACCGACGCGGCCGCCTTGCGCCGCCGGCTTTTCCTGCTCACCGCGGTCGTCACCGGACTGCTGGTGGCGGTCAGCGGCTCGATCGGGTTCGTCGGGCTGGTCCTGCCGCACGTGGTGCGGATGATCGCCGGTTCGGGGCATCGCCGGGTGCTGGCGCTCGCCCCGCTCGTGGGCGCGGTCTTCCTGGTGTGGGTCGATCTGCTCGCCCGTACGCTCGTCGCGCCGGAGGAACTGCCGCTCGGCGTGATCACCGCGCTGATCGGCGTCCCGGTGTTCCTCGTCGTGATGCGGCGCCGCGGCTACGCGTTCGGGGGTCGCTGA
- a CDS encoding class I SAM-dependent methyltransferase — MHWYEDDDLWVGFADVMFPPSRAEEAERLTATSPLLQVADGAKVLDLACGPAIHVVPLARKGADVTGVDLSPAMLERAREACESAGVAAKLIQADMLEYTESGAYDLIVNMYTSFGYFTEPGDNLTVLRNAYASLAPGGRLLVDVLGKEVLAGWVGHPKAVDVDGGTVFMRDTILDDWTRLETEWTLIRDGVAKQASILSFLYSAAELKALFETVGFTASSASVTSTARRTTTTHAA, encoded by the coding sequence ATGCACTGGTACGAGGACGACGACCTGTGGGTCGGCTTCGCGGACGTGATGTTCCCGCCCAGCCGGGCCGAAGAGGCCGAACGCCTGACGGCCACGTCACCGCTGCTCCAGGTCGCCGATGGCGCGAAAGTGCTCGATCTGGCGTGCGGCCCGGCGATCCACGTCGTGCCGCTGGCGAGGAAGGGTGCCGACGTGACCGGCGTCGACCTCAGCCCGGCGATGCTCGAACGCGCGCGCGAGGCCTGTGAAAGCGCCGGAGTCGCCGCGAAACTGATCCAGGCCGACATGCTGGAGTACACCGAGTCCGGCGCGTACGACCTGATCGTCAACATGTACACCTCGTTCGGCTACTTCACCGAACCGGGTGACAACCTCACCGTGCTGCGGAACGCCTACGCGAGTCTCGCACCCGGTGGCAGGCTGCTGGTCGACGTCCTCGGCAAGGAGGTGCTCGCGGGCTGGGTCGGCCACCCGAAAGCGGTCGACGTCGACGGTGGGACGGTGTTCATGCGCGACACCATCCTCGACGACTGGACCCGCCTCGAGACCGAATGGACGCTGATCCGCGATGGTGTGGCGAAGCAGGCGTCGATCCTGTCCTTCCTCTACAGCGCCGCGGAGCTGAAGGCGCTGTTCGAGACGGTGGGCTTCACCGCGTCGAGTGCTTCGGTGACTTCGACGGCTCGCCGTACGACAACCACGCACGCCGCCTGA
- a CDS encoding ABC transporter substrate-binding protein has translation MKPSRVAALFTAALLSSACGAQVEAGPAAPAQATVTNCGAQVTFPAPQRPVAYDVSGAEKMFALGLAGRMRGYVMNSLGDPSIAGSPWKDDYAKVERLGTSRVTREILVDAKADWVIAGWNSGFSEERGITPKLLEQVGIRSYLHTETCWEYPAAKSEVTPLEALYTDLRNLGDIFGVRQRADELVTELKGRFDKVRAGAPKTPPAKVFVYDSGTDQPFTAGKHAAPHDIIDAAGGTNVFRDLQDGWGSVGWEAVVKTEPEVIVVVDYADQPARDKIAFLSSAPQLKNTPAVRDNRFHVVSYGDLVSGPRNAAAAESLAAYLRSIGR, from the coding sequence ATGAAGCCGTCCAGGGTGGCCGCGCTTTTCACCGCGGCCTTGCTGTCGAGCGCCTGTGGTGCCCAGGTCGAGGCCGGACCGGCCGCACCGGCACAGGCCACGGTGACCAACTGCGGCGCGCAGGTCACCTTTCCGGCGCCGCAGCGCCCGGTGGCCTACGACGTCTCCGGCGCCGAGAAGATGTTCGCGCTCGGGCTCGCCGGTCGGATGCGCGGCTACGTGATGAACTCGCTCGGTGATCCGTCGATCGCCGGGTCGCCGTGGAAGGACGACTACGCCAAGGTCGAACGGCTCGGCACCTCGCGGGTCACCCGCGAGATCCTGGTCGACGCCAAGGCGGACTGGGTGATCGCCGGCTGGAACTCCGGCTTCAGCGAGGAGCGCGGGATCACCCCGAAACTGCTGGAACAGGTCGGCATCCGCAGCTATCTGCACACCGAGACCTGCTGGGAATACCCGGCGGCGAAGTCGGAAGTGACGCCGCTCGAAGCGCTCTACACCGACCTGCGCAACCTCGGTGACATCTTCGGCGTCCGTCAGCGGGCCGACGAACTGGTCACGGAACTCAAGGGACGCTTCGACAAGGTCCGCGCCGGAGCGCCGAAGACCCCGCCCGCCAAGGTGTTCGTCTACGACTCCGGCACCGACCAGCCTTTCACCGCGGGAAAACACGCCGCTCCCCACGACATCATCGACGCCGCGGGCGGGACCAACGTCTTCCGCGACCTCCAGGACGGCTGGGGCAGCGTCGGCTGGGAAGCGGTGGTGAAGACCGAACCCGAGGTGATCGTCGTGGTGGATTACGCGGACCAGCCCGCGCGGGACAAGATCGCGTTCCTCAGCTCCGCGCCACAACTGAAGAACACCCCCGCCGTGCGCGACAACCGGTTCCACGTCGTCTCCTACGGCGATCTGGTGAGCGGTCCGCGCAACGCGGCGGCCGCCGAATCGCTGGCCGCGTACCTGCGTTCGATCGGCCGGTGA
- a CDS encoding ABC transporter ATP-binding protein produces the protein MLSLSALSVEVAGSTLIRELSLDVGAGEVVGLLGPNGSGKSTALRCVYRALTPSGGAVLLDGIDLAEQGLRDTARRIAALTQDSRADLDFTVEEVVTLGRSPHQRGNLRLSARERALCREALRRLDITHLAQRSVLTLSGGERQRVLVARALVGEPEVLVLDEPTNHLDVRHQVELLKFLRDCGLTVLVALHDLNLAAAVCHRIALLRGGSLAACGTPAEVLTPATVRAVFGVEVTQVTHPVTGALQLLYDLPADETEGISR, from the coding sequence ATGCTGTCCTTGAGCGCGCTTTCCGTCGAGGTGGCCGGATCGACGCTGATCCGCGAACTGAGCCTGGACGTCGGGGCGGGCGAGGTCGTCGGCCTTCTCGGCCCCAACGGCAGCGGCAAGTCGACGGCGTTGCGCTGCGTCTACCGCGCGCTGACCCCGTCCGGGGGTGCCGTCCTGCTCGACGGCATCGATCTGGCGGAGCAGGGTTTGCGCGACACCGCCCGCCGGATCGCCGCGCTCACCCAGGACAGCCGCGCGGATCTGGACTTCACCGTCGAGGAGGTCGTCACACTCGGCCGGTCGCCGCATCAGCGTGGCAACCTCCGGCTCTCGGCCCGCGAACGCGCGCTGTGCCGGGAAGCGTTGCGGCGATTGGACATCACCCATCTCGCCCAGCGCAGTGTGCTGACGCTTTCCGGCGGCGAACGGCAGCGGGTCCTGGTGGCGAGGGCGCTCGTCGGCGAACCGGAGGTGCTGGTCCTCGACGAGCCGACCAATCACCTCGACGTCCGCCATCAGGTGGAACTGCTGAAATTCCTGCGCGACTGCGGGCTCACCGTGCTCGTCGCCCTGCACGATCTCAACCTCGCCGCCGCCGTCTGTCACCGGATCGCGTTGCTGCGCGGCGGGTCGCTCGCCGCCTGCGGGACCCCGGCCGAAGTGCTCACGCCCGCGACGGTCCGCGCCGTGTTCGGCGTCGAGGTCACCCAGGTGACCCATCCCGTGACCGGGGCGCTCCAACTGCTGTACGACCTTCCCGCCGACGAAACCGAGGGGATCTCCCGATGA
- a CDS encoding ATP-grasp domain-containing protein yields MTVVLLEALTFGLGRLADAAAEAGRRLVLFTGNRDIYRYELGTLGPDRVEVVDIDTTDIEACETALRAIPDLAGIINSTDTWALPGAELTARLGLPGPAAAAVRVLRDKGSVRDLLYEHGLTRGRPVPVMVAEELGFPLVVKDSSGTSSRGVWLVRDRDELERARLEAKETPLKGHLIAEPYFAGPLYSAETVSWQGRTRLLGILSRQLSPEPVRREEAAAFPVAFPAAEHAGLADWIGRVLKAAGHEQGFAHTEFVLTADGPEVVEINIRIGGAMLGEALCRSLGTNVYSAMIAMALGEEPVLLTQEFGGGPGVAFVLAYPAAEGVLEGWSGLDRLPGLPGAPEWYPTASPGDEIRHLADQRSCTGIVLAEGPTAELALHRALAAAGGITPEIDS; encoded by the coding sequence GTGACCGTCGTCCTGTTGGAAGCCTTGACCTTCGGTCTCGGCAGGCTGGCCGACGCCGCGGCGGAAGCCGGGCGGCGACTGGTGCTGTTCACCGGGAACCGCGACATCTACCGGTACGAACTCGGCACCCTCGGACCGGACAGGGTCGAGGTCGTCGACATCGACACCACCGACATCGAGGCCTGTGAAACGGCGTTGCGCGCCATCCCGGATCTGGCCGGGATCATCAATTCGACCGACACCTGGGCACTTCCCGGTGCGGAACTCACCGCTCGGCTCGGTCTGCCCGGTCCCGCCGCCGCCGCCGTCCGTGTCTTGCGGGACAAGGGTTCCGTACGCGATCTGCTGTACGAACACGGGCTCACGCGCGGCAGGCCGGTGCCGGTCATGGTCGCCGAAGAACTGGGATTTCCGTTGGTGGTCAAGGACTCTTCGGGAACGTCGTCACGCGGGGTGTGGCTGGTCCGCGACCGGGACGAACTCGAGCGAGCCAGGCTGGAGGCGAAGGAAACGCCGCTCAAGGGCCATCTGATCGCCGAACCGTACTTCGCCGGCCCGCTCTACAGTGCCGAAACCGTTTCCTGGCAAGGAAGGACGCGGCTGCTCGGGATCCTCTCCCGGCAGTTGTCGCCCGAACCCGTGCGGCGTGAGGAGGCCGCCGCGTTCCCGGTGGCCTTCCCCGCGGCCGAACACGCCGGACTGGCCGACTGGATCGGCCGGGTGCTCAAGGCCGCCGGACACGAGCAGGGCTTCGCGCACACCGAATTCGTGCTCACCGCCGACGGGCCGGAAGTCGTCGAGATCAACATCCGGATCGGCGGGGCGATGCTCGGTGAGGCACTCTGCCGGTCTTTGGGTACCAACGTCTACTCCGCGATGATCGCCATGGCGCTCGGTGAGGAGCCCGTATTGCTCACCCAGGAGTTCGGCGGAGGACCGGGCGTCGCGTTCGTCCTGGCGTATCCGGCCGCGGAAGGCGTGCTGGAGGGTTGGTCAGGGCTCGACAGGCTGCCCGGTCTCCCGGGCGCGCCTGAGTGGTATCCGACGGCGAGCCCCGGTGACGAGATCCGGCACCTCGCGGATCAGCGGTCCTGCACCGGGATCGTGCTGGCCGAGGGGCCGACCGCGGAGCTGGCGCTGCATCGCGCGCTCGCCGCGGCGGGCGGGATCACGCCGGAGATCGATTCCTGA